The genomic interval aaacaacaaaatatgttaaataaatgtattgtatacattgtaaataaacctactgtatctgaaaaacaagtttatttaatttgtatctctatagtatttgttgtattgtttgtatttttttatatatataacaacaattatatatattggtaattatgccctttgaaggttattggacattgtgaaatttgtgctttaagtttgtgacaagcacaaaattattacttttttcattagagtaataataaaaaagctgtcctacattcattagtctcactgtgttgtgcttggaaaactgcaacatcaccaaaaaaaaaaaagagaaattaataaatgtataggcatcggtatcggcgagtactagaaaaaaaaagtatcggtactcgtaccttaaaaaaatggtatcggtgcatccctaatagaaaacatgctgaaagttgctgcagaaacaaggttgtgttgttgcaaagtacCAGACAAGCAGAATGACTATATAACAGTAGGTAATGTCTGAGAGAGTCTTTATGTGGGTGAATATAGGTGGGGTgcttgaaaatatttttctctacAGAAGGGAGGCCTGGCAAAAGAAGTCCGGGAACTACCAAATTAATAAATCCTTGCTAAATAACAGTATACATTTCTGTGTGCATGAGTGTTTTACCTCATTTTTGGCTGCTGGTTTGGTCGTCTCATCTTCAAGACCGTCAAGTTCAAAGTCATCTGGTGAATACTTGCGTCTGGGAGTGTAGGGTTTGTACTCCACCACTGGTTTGGGTTTCGAGCTGGTGATTCCATTAGGCATGGGTGGTGCCTGAGCTGGAAGTGCTCGTCTGGGTTCAACCGAGCCCACTTTGGGCACGCTTTCTGGCACAGGAACCTGCGCAGGGGTGGTGGCCGGGCTGGGCGAGATCGATGGAGCGTCCGCCTTTTTGGGAGAACCAGCCTGACTAGCTTGATCCGACTTGAGCTTCTTAACACGGGTCCAGGTCAGCTTATCCCGCTGAAGCTCCACCTGCCTGAGCCTCTGATAACGGGATAGCTTCTTCTTCTCCTGGGTCTTGAGCGGAAGACACACCTGGCTGAGGAAAAAACGTTTCTTGGGCGTGCTATCCTCGGACTTGGGATCAGCGGGTTCCTCGTTAGAGGTTTCGGCGGGAACGGTGTTGTCAGACACCACTTCCTCAGTTTCGCTTACCTCTGTAGATTCGCTCACCTCCTTTTGTTGCTCAACATCTTTCTCATCTGAAGCTCCCGGAGCGTCGGAGGCGATATCGTCTGCGATTTCCTCACACAGAGCCAGGAGGTTGAGCTGTCGTGGAGGAGGTTTCTTGGCGGCAGCCGCCCTTTCCTCGGCCAAAGCCGCGAGGCGTGCCTTCGTCCGAGCCTGCGGGTTCATCGCTTGCTTTTTCGGATGCCCTTGCGAGGAGTCCGTCGCACTTTCCTGGGGCAAAGAGGGTGAAGAGTTGATGTTACACCTCACGGCTtcgcttgtttgtttttttgctgtttccTCCTCAGAGCTTTGAGCTGACTGCTGACTGCTGTCGTCCAAATCCTCATAGGTTTCGATCTCTACAACACAATGTTCAATCTCAATGTCATCGTCCAGAAATGCTTCTGAATCTGGGAGAAACACTTTCACCATGTTGGTACTTTGTACATTGTCCGGCAGGGAACACGTGTTCACCACCTCTAACTCATCCATGTCAGAAATGTCTTTACCAGCGTACGAGTGTTTCGTGATGCTGGTTTCTTGGATGACTTTGAAAAGAGCCTCCAGAGGTGGAGGAGATTTGCTCATCACATCTACTTTTGCATCCACACTGACTGTGATTTTCTCAATAGAGTCCGTTGGCAGCTCTTTATGCTCTTCTACTTTGCTTGCTCGCAGGTCATGAAGCGCTTGCAGATCACTTATATTGGCCACATGGATTTTGTCAGGTTTGGGTAGCGTGATCTCCTCATTTTGGAAGTCGAGCAATCGCCCGTAATTGTGCTCTATTTGCACAGGGAACAAGGCTGCTACTGTTTTGATCGTTTCAGAGATGTTGGgcttttctttctttacttTCGGAACATATTTCTTGTTTCCCTTTTTCAGGACAGACATATTCTGAGATGGTTTATCTCCGGAGAATTTCGGCTTCACCCCATCTTTCCGTCGTCTTCCTCTCGCACCCTTTTTTTGTGGCACTTTCAAGCGTGAGGACCGCCGAACAGGTTTTCCATTTTCTTCCCTCGACTGTGTCTGATGTTTCTGTTTAGACGACTGAATTTCCAACCCTTTATTTTTTGGAGGTCTTCCTCTCAAAGACTTCTTGGGCATCTGAGATTTATCTGACTCCACGAGACTCTGATCTAACTTAGTCTTCTTTACTTCAGGTTCAGAAGAAGACATATTTCTTTTCTGCCCAGGCATGCTAAGGAGGAACAACAAAGCAAGTTATATGCAACTATAAAACAAATAGTGTATGCAAGTTGTTGTTTGCTCCTTGTttgcaaatataaaaaataatgtagatgtaaacaaaaaccaggcatgcaaaaataatgacaaatgaaCAACAAAACTCATCAAAATACGATGAATATAGTACTAATAATAACAGAAGATGAGCAGCTGTCATCCAACGATTTCACAAGTGACAGCTGACACAAAAGCAGACAACTCACTAATAATAAACGTACAATAAACGCTCCTGCAATATGTATCAACAATAACACTATAATCTCTAGCcacaatatattaaagtaaCGCAAAATAAATCATACAATCTTAACTTAAACACATCGGCATGTCAGCAGCTCAGAGTCTCTGTTTCTCCAAAGATGACAAGTATGAACTGAATACGTGTCATTTAATCCAATTCAACAGCATGCTATGATGATCTGAAGAGTgtataaatgaattaaacaaatgaatcacatttttgtagttaaATAGAGATTTAAGTGTGACGTCGAGAAGAAAGTTAGCAGAGCTGGCTAATCCGTTAGCTGCCTCCTTATAAAGCCAGCGACATTCACTACTGTCgattatatattacaaataagTACATAAGACTTAAATATAGCTATTATGATAAGTAGAAAAAGAAACGGCAGTAATAAAGTACATCACCGAACTTACCTATCTTTCCCTGTTTCTAAACAACAGCTGTTTTCCGCTGTGTGGAGCAAAGTTTAGCCTCACTTCCGGCGCTGCGTCTTCTTCGGCTGATCTGCTGCGTTCGCGTATGATTAAACGACACCTACAGGACTGGAGTATGGAGAGACTATTATTCTCTCTCAATGCAGTTTTCAGTGTGGCCACTAGATGGTAGTAACGCCCTTCTGATGAGCCGCTGCTGAACTCCCAGAATCCCTCACGAAGGCGCGGAATCTGAATATTTACATGATGGAACAGAAATTTCATGAGCTCTTCGACGcgtatttctatttttaatatacgTACCTTGTTCTGTTCTTATACATGAAGCGCAGGATGTCGTTCTGGAAACAAACATGAAGGAACATATTAGTCTGTCGGGTATGAGAAATATGAGATAGTGAATGCCAACTTTATATGTCTTTGTCACAGTTGTGTCTGAGTGAAACTGATCAGACTGAAAGAGTCTGATAGACTGATTGAGGATGAGTACTTCAGATATGAGTGGACACAGTCCTGCTTCCAGCACTCCTGCAGACTCCAGAGAGAAACTCCAGGATCTGCTGAACGCCGTGAGGGAACTCCATGACACTTCACTGCAAGGTACAGACGAAAcctttctctgtctgtctgtacaaTTAAAAACTACACATAAGAAAAAGTCATGCTttagtaaatcataattatgatttaattatgtCGTTATTATGACTTAATTATGTCGTTATTATGATAATGACATTAATTTCAAAATGTTATCTCATGTTATCTTCAACTTTTTATCATAATTGtgatttatgaattattattttgacttttaagatttaccaaagcatgatttatttttcttatgtggcagaaatgggcttccatttaaaaaaaaaacaaaactgtaaatTCAGGAACTGTTACATTTCTATTTGCCATGTTACAATTTCATTCatctattaaaggattagttcattttagaattaaaatttcctgataatttactcacccccatgtcatccaagatgtttatgacttTGTCTCTtaagtcgaaaagaaattaagagtAAAACAAGGAAAACATTGCAGGATTtaactggggttcaacgggttgaaggacaaatgtcagtttcagtgcaacttcaaagggctctacatgatcccagctgaggaataagggtcttatctagcgaaatgatctgccattttctaaaaaaaaaaataataataataatatactttttaaccacaaatgctcgtcttgcactagctctgcaatgcgccacacattacgtaatcatgttggacgtaggcgaaagtaccgatccagtgtctacaaagcgaacgtgcaaagactaagtcaaacggcctttacaaaaaaaaaggtaaaacaacgatttTGGACGATTATTTCATCAGTTGGAGGAGAAAACGAGTTTTTCCATcctacttccgcctacgtcacgcgtgacctttccaacgtgattatgtaacgcgtggcgcatcgcagagctagtgcaagacgagcatttgtggttaaaaagtatataaatttttttttattttatttgggaAAATgatgatcgtttcgctagataagacccatATTCCTCCCTTGgaatcgtgtagagctctttgaagctgcactgaaactgacatttggaccttcaacccgttggtagctgttgaagtccactatatggagaaaaatcctggaatgttttcctcaaaaaccataatttcttttcgactgaagaaagaaagacataaacatcttggatgacatggggtgagtaaattatcaggaaattttaattctgaagtgaactaaacctttaatacATTAGATTCGAGAAGTAACTACAAATACTAGTTCATAATGTACATAGAAGGGCCCTGTGAAATCAGTTTATTTAATaagttattaaaagtttaactatATGAGATGCTTTTGCATGTGCACTGACAAcatattttctcattttcagaATTACAGGCAAAAATAACCAAACTGAAGAAAGAGCGCTGTCTGTAAGTCTACGGCTTATACTGTATAATAACATATCGTATGCTCAAAGCTGCATGAAGATTTTTATAAATCAGTTCGATTTAATGACTTATAAGTAGAATGATCATTAAAACTTTGAAGGACTTTTAGAGACTTTCTTCTGGTTTAATAATTCTGCAtataataaatgtcaaatatgaTCTCTAACTGTAATAATACGTCTTCCCTCTCAGAGATGCTCAGAGACTGAGTGAATTTCACAGCAAGAACCAGCAGTTACGAGAGCAGCAGAAGATCCTGCAGGAGAAGATCAGACAGTTAGAGGACAGGTGCtctgaaaatgacattttataacTCTTTAGCAACATATGATGTTTTTTTATCTTATCCTAATTTTGTTCTGATAGTTGAAGTTTTCTTTGTCTCTGTGTTTAGGGTGTGTTCTGGACCATGTGATCGTTGTGCTGTGACGGAGAAGCAgattaaaacaacaaacactgaGTTTAAAGATACTAATCAGAAAAATCTGTCTGTCATATCTGAGCTTggtgagtttttttgttttctg from Ctenopharyngodon idella isolate HZGC_01 chromosome 23, HZGC01, whole genome shotgun sequence carries:
- the esco1 gene encoding N-acetyltransferase ESCO1 isoform X1, with the protein product MPGQKRNMSSSEPEVKKTKLDQSLVESDKSQMPKKSLRGRPPKNKGLEIQSSKQKHQTQSREENGKPVRRSSRLKVPQKKGARGRRRKDGVKPKFSGDKPSQNMSVLKKGNKKYVPKVKKEKPNISETIKTVAALFPVQIEHNYGRLLDFQNEEITLPKPDKIHVANISDLQALHDLRASKVEEHKELPTDSIEKITVSVDAKVDVMSKSPPPLEALFKVIQETSITKHSYAGKDISDMDELEVVNTCSLPDNVQSTNMVKVFLPDSEAFLDDDIEIEHCVVEIETYEDLDDSSQQSAQSSEEETAKKQTSEAVRCNINSSPSLPQESATDSSQGHPKKQAMNPQARTKARLAALAEERAAAAKKPPPRQLNLLALCEEIADDIASDAPGASDEKDVEQQKEVSESTEVSETEEVVSDNTVPAETSNEEPADPKSEDSTPKKRFFLSQVCLPLKTQEKKKLSRYQRLRQVELQRDKLTWTRVKKLKSDQASQAGSPKKADAPSISPSPATTPAQVPVPESVPKVGSVEPRRALPAQAPPMPNGITSSKPKPVVEYKPYTPRRKYSPDDFELDGLEDETTKPAAKNEAQGELIACCERTGKNTRKRERAPLVSQAKPEQSSSSAPVQPKPPVDKPCAPTTADSKPKPSPQQEPVEETQTEDSNRTNSGVEPETEQKKEVRNSPKPANTAAQSSNDAGQKAFGAVTCNVCGMLYSPSSPEDESQHLLFHNQFISAVKYVGWKKERILGEYPDGKIILVLPDDPKYALKKVEEIREMVDNDLGFQQVETKVPSQTKTFLFISNDKKVAGCLIAEHIQEGYRVIEESIPEGSEGEKVMYERQRAWCCSTVPEPALCGISRIWVFSMMRRRGIASRMIECLRNNFIYGSHLSKDEIAFSDPTPDGKLFATHYCGTSRFLVYNFVSGNRST
- the esco1 gene encoding N-acetyltransferase ESCO1 isoform X2; translated protein: MPGQKRNMSSSEPEVKKTKLDQSLVESDKSQMPKKSLRGRPPKNKGLEIQSSKQKHQTQSREENGKPVRRSSRLKVPQKKGARGRRRKDGVKPKFSGDKPSQNMSVLKKGNKKYVPKVKKEKPNISETIKTVAALFPVQIEHNYGRLLDFQNEEITLPKPDKIHVANISDLQALHDLRASKVEEHKELPTDSIEKITVSVDAKVDVMSKSPPPLEALFKVIQETSITKHSYAGKDISDMDELEVVNTCSLPDNVQSTNMVKVFLPDSEAFLDDDIEIEHCVVEIETYEDLDDSSQQSAQSSEEETAKKQTSEAVRCNINSSPSLPQESATDSSQGHPKKQAMNPQARTKARLAALAEERAAAAKKPPPRQLNLLALCEEIADDIASDAPGASDEKDVEQQKEVSESTEVSETEEVVSDNTVPAETSNEEPADPKSEDSTPKKRFFLSQVCLPLKTQEKKKLSRYQRLRQVELQRDKLTWTRVKKLKSDQASQAGSPKKADAPSISPSPATTPAQVPVPESVPKVGSVEPRRALPAQAPPMPNGITSSKPKPVVEYKPYTPRRKYSPDDFELDGLEDETTKPAAKNEVSQAKPEQSSSSAPVQPKPPVDKPCAPTTADSKPKPSPQQEPVEETQTEDSNRTNSGVEPETEQKKEVRNSPKPANTAAQSSNDAGQKAFGAVTCNVCGMLYSPSSPEDESQHLLFHNQFISAVKYVGWKKERILGEYPDGKIILVLPDDPKYALKKVEEIREMVDNDLGFQQVETKVPSQTKTFLFISNDKKVAGCLIAEHIQEGYRVIEESIPEGSEGEKVMYERQRAWCCSTVPEPALCGISRIWVFSMMRRRGIASRMIECLRNNFIYGSHLSKDEIAFSDPTPDGKLFATHYCGTSRFLVYNFVSGNRST